The following coding sequences lie in one Glycine max cultivar Williams 82 chromosome 19, Glycine_max_v4.0, whole genome shotgun sequence genomic window:
- the LOC100798147 gene encoding protein NSP-INTERACTING KINASE 2 yields MLDWVRKLHQEKKLELLVDKDLKTNYDRIELEEIVQVALLCTQYLPGHRPKMSDVVRMLEGDGLAEKWEASQSADTTKCKPQELSSSDRYSDLIDDSSLLVQAMELSGPMM; encoded by the exons ATGCTTGATTGG GTAAGGAAACTACATCAAGAGAAGAAGCTTGAGTTGCTTGTTGACAAGGATCTCAAGACTAACTATGACAGGATTGAGCTTGAGGAAATAGTTCAAGTGGCACTCTTGTGCACACAATATCTTCCGGGCCACAGGCCCAAAATGTCTGATGTTGTACGCATGCTTGAAGGTGATGGGCTTGCAGAGAAATGGGAAGCCTCACAAAGTGCTGACACTACCAAGTGCAAACCACAAGAACTCTCTTCATCAGATAGGTATTCTGACCTCATTGATGACTCTTCTTTGTTAGTCCAAGCCATGGAACTCTCAGGCCCtatgatgtga
- the LOC100815569 gene encoding heavy metal-associated isoprenylated plant protein 21 gives MYAYDQTHSALLKAWQVGTTSSTAVDPLLALGKIAKKMGALDYLSNFCTVTSTRTKQKAMQTTEIKVRMDCDGCERRVRNAVSSIKGVKSVEVNRKESRVVVRGYVDPKKVLKRVRSTGKVRAQFWPYVEQHLV, from the exons ATGTATGCATATGATCAAACACACTCTGCTTTACTAAAAGCTTGGCAG GTTGGTACCACTTCATCAACAGCTGTTGATCCTCTGCTTGCATTGGGAAAAATTGCCAag AAAATGGGTGCACTAGATTACCTCTCCAACTTTTGCACTGTAACCAGCACTAGGACCAAGCAGAAAGCAATGCAG ACAACAGAGATAAAAGTGAGAATGGACTGCGATGGTTGCGAAAGAAGAGTGAGAAATGCAGTGAGTTCAATAAAAGGAGTGAAATCTGTGGAGGTTAACAGAAAGGAGAGCAGGGTGGTAGTGAGAGGATATGTGGATCCAAAGAAGGTGCTGAAGAGGGTAAGGAGCACAGGGAAAGTAAGAGCTCAGTTTTGGCCATATGTTGAACAACATCTGGTCTAG